The Daucus carota subsp. sativus chromosome 7, DH1 v3.0, whole genome shotgun sequence genome window below encodes:
- the LOC108196551 gene encoding CASP-like protein 1E2, which yields METEKMNKVVVDEEKRDIGVGASRKVSNSELFIRFMALLLSLAAALVLAFDKQTEIIPVTLVSTLPPLYVPATAKFHYLSAFTYFVVANAVACAYGAVSFIVTLAKRGSNKRGLANWIIMFDLIMVALLASGSGAAAAVGVLGYNGNEHVRWNKVCNVFGKFCNLVKVSVGFSLLGLLLFMFLVMIAVVRKR from the exons ATGGAGACGGAAAAAATGAACAAAGTGGTGGTAGATGAAGAGAAGAGAGATATAGGTGTGGGAGCGAGTAGAAAAGTGAGCAACTCAGAGTTGTTTATAAGGTTCATGGCTTTGCTACTATCACTCGCCGCAGCTCTTGTTCTCGCATTTGATAAACAGACGGAGATCATCCCCGTAACCCTCGTCTCCACCCTCCCTCCTCTTTATGTTCCGGCCACCGCCAAGTTTCATTACCTCTCCGCCTTCAC ATACTTTGTGGTGGCCAACGCGGTAGCATGCGCATATGGAGCTGTCTCATTCATAGTAACACTGGCTAAGAGAGGAAGCAATAAGAGGGGCTTGGCTAATTGGATTATCATGTTTGACTTGATCATGGTAGCTTTGCTAGCTTCAGGCAGTGGAGCTGCAGCAGCCGTGGGGGTTCTTGGCTACAATGGCAATGAACATGTTCGCTGGAACAAAGTTTGCAATGTCTTTGGAAAATTCTGTAACCTGGTTAAAGTGTCCGTCGGATTTTCACTACTGGGATTACTGCTCTTCATGTTCTTGGTTATGATTGCTGTTGTTCGGAAACGCTAG
- the LOC108196550 gene encoding CASP-like protein 1, which translates to MPPTSSVAPEEYLIKLQRLASRGAMLEVVLRLLLFTGSLTAVVVMVTGKQTELVPIPFPPFGSVSTTAQFTDTPAFLYFVAALSTVGLYSIITTWLSISALSKLGYSKKLALYIVLTDVVMLAIAAAALGTAGGVAYIGYKGNSHTRWTKICNIFDKFCQHSAGAILVSFFAAIVLVLLILRSVFTMYLQIPS; encoded by the exons ATGCCGCCCACTTCTAGTGTTGCGCCAGAAGAGTACCTTATAAAATTGCAGCGTCTTGCCAGCCGCGGGGCAATGCTGGAGGTTGTGTTGAGGTTGTTATTATTCACCGGGTCGCTAACAGCTGTGGTAGTGATGGTTACAGGCAAACAAACAGAGTTGGTTCCTATTCCATTCCCCCCCTTCGGGAGCGTATCTACTACTGCACAATTCACGGATACCCCGGCCTTTTT ATACTTTGTGGCAGCACTCTCCACAGTCGGTCTTTACAGCATCATCACGACCTGGTTGAGCATCTCAGCACTGTCGAAGCTTGGCTACAGCAAAAAATTAgcattatatattgttttaactGATGTG GTAATGCTGGCAATTGCAGCAGCGGCATTGGGAACAGCCGGAGGAGTGGCTTACATTGGATATAAAGGAAATTCTCACACCCGCTGGACCAAAATCtgtaatatatttgataaattctgtCAACATTCAGCAGGCGCCATTCTTGTTTCGTTTTTTGCTGCCATTGTTCTTGTATTGCTGATTCTGCGCTCTGTTTTTACCATGTATCTCCAGATTCCCAGCTAG